One genomic region from Geotrypetes seraphini chromosome 13, aGeoSer1.1, whole genome shotgun sequence encodes:
- the LOC117347552 gene encoding olfactory receptor class A-like protein 1 — MEFKFTVKVILLLLQVSIGVPANAFVLMIYAYAAYGEKDLKPIDKIMCHLVFANLLRLLPKGPPEIMHNLGLNNILDDAGCKSINYITRTARGVSICVTSLLSIYQAITLAPPTTRWQFLKSRSQKDIIPHIVGFWLFNMVLYISFAKQLFAVKNGTRPRFTYDLGFCYSKFIEPPFYYINMLLIIGHDVFFVGLMLLSSVYILYVLKRHREQVKYLHSARQNSKAMAERTAATNVIKLVSLYVFFYGVDTGFMVYTSGLSSVSSLLSEVRVFLSSCYAVLSPFLIISFNMKMYRKFRYPHKEKQMKSTDMNACHLKI, encoded by the coding sequence ATGGAGTTCAAATTTACCGTAAAGGTCATCCTGCTCCTCTTACAGGTCAGCATCGGTGTTCCGGCTAACGCCTTCGTCTTAATGATTTACGCTTATGCGGCCTACGGGGAAAAGGATCTCAAGCCGATAGACAAAATTATGTGCCACCTGGTCTTCGCCAACCTGCTGAGGCTTCTACCAAAGGGACCGCCCGAGATAATGCATAATTTGGGACTGAACAACATTCTCGATGATGCTGGCTGCAAGTCCATCAATTACATCACCAGGACAGCCCGTGGAGTTTCGATATGTGTGACGAGCCTTCTTAGTATATATCAGGCCATCACCCTCGCTCCGCCCACTACTCGGTGGCAATTCTTAAAATCCAGATCACAAAAAGATATCATCCCTCACATTGTAGGCTTTTGGCTCTTTAACATGGTTCTGTACATATCATTTGCCAAGCAGTTATTTGCTGTAAAAAATGGTACCAGGCCGAGGTTCACCTATGACCTGGGCTTCTGTTATTCAAAATTTATTGAGCCGCCATTTTATTACATTAATATGCTTCTGATAATTGGCCATGATGTTTTCTTTGTGGGCCTGATGCTCCTTAGCAGTGTTTATATCTTGTATGTTCTGAAGAGACACAGAGAGCAGGTAAAGTATCTCCACAGCGCGAGACAGAACTCAAAAGCGATGGCCGAGAGAACGGCAGCCACCAACGTCATCAAGCTGGTCTCCCTCTACGTCTTCTTTTATGGAGTCGACACTGGCTTCATGGTTTACACATCTGGCTTGtcctctgtctcttccctcctCTCTGAAGTCCGAGTATTCCTGTCCTCCTGCTACGCTGTACTAagtcccttcttaatcattagtTTTAACATGAAAATGTATAGAAAATTTAGATATCCCCACAAGGAGAAACAGATGAAGTCTACCGATATGAATGCATGTCATTTGAAAATATGA